The segment GGCAAATTCAGGACTTCCTATATATGTTATCGTCGGTCAGGTCCCCGCTATCTGGGCTGAATCAACTGACTTACGTGAAAAAGAAGTCATTACCGCAGCTCTAATTGGTATGGTTATCCGAATTGCAACAGCATGCCTGCTTGCATATTTCTTAACTCCTTTTTTGGTGAGGTGATATAAATGGGCAACAATTATATAATTCGCGCAGGAAAAATTGTAACTGTTAGTAGTTTAGGTACCATTTACGATGGAGCAATGATTGTTAAGGATGGAAAAATAGCTGAGGTAGGGAATTGGAATACATTACGAAAAAAGTTTCCATATCTAACTGTTACCGACTATTCCCATTATGTTATTACACCTTCTTTGGTAGACTGCCATACTCACCTGTTGGAATTTGCTCCATCATCCTTATACCCAACTGCACTGGCAACTCACCTACTGACAGGGAAGTCAATCTTACTACATGCATTAAGATCGGGTATCACAGCACTTGGTGAACAGATATGCGGACACCCGAATAGTGACTTTTCTATTACTGATTATCGTCATGCTGTAAAAGATCTTCCGCTTGATATTTCATTTGCTACCACAAGTATATCGATCGGATTTAGTGAATTGGTACATTTTACAGCGGTAACGAAATCAAGAGAAGTTCGTCAAGCAGACCTGTCTGACCCAAGACTAGTAAAAGAGATTGCCAGACAAAATGATTACCCAGGTGAAAACTTATTTATTAATGCGACACCAGCTAACTTTACAACTGATGACGTCCCGCGTGCTGGGGAAATCATCTATACACTTGAGGAATTAGAAAGTATTGTAAAAATCTATCATCAATACGGGAAACAAATTGGCGTACATGTTGCCGGTGAGGAAGCGATTGAAATGACATTGGAGGCAGGAGTTGATGTTCTGCATCATGCACACGGAATCACGAATGAACAGATTAAAAAGGCAAACCTGAAAGGGACGAAGATAGTTGCAACACCGATGGGCGGGACCCATTTGGAGCCAAATTCTCCGGAAAACATATTGAAGTTGGTTGAAAATAAAATTGATGTCTCCATAGCAACCGATGCCTATTTACCACCGTATTCGAACACTGATTGGTTGTCGTTTAAAGGTCAATCCTTACAGGGGCCGGATGTATACATGGAAATCGCTCATCCTGGGATGAAGCTTTTACAAGAGAATGGGTTTGATGAAAACGAGATACTTGCTTTGCTGACCGCAAATCCTGCCTCTATTCTAAGAAAGGGAGATCAATTTGGTAAATTGCAACAAGGTATGGATGCAAATTTTGTAGTAACGTCTGGGATTCCGGGGTTGGAGATTACAGATGTGGAGAATCTTAAAGTAGTGTATTTTCGGGGGGATAGGGTTGTTGATAGATTGAAGGGATAAAAGTACGAAGAACCCCTATCGTTCACAAAAGGAATCATTTTGAACGATAGGGGGACTTTCATGGCGGAGACTGACCCAATAGCGCATGTTTTCATGCCATAAATTGGTAATCCATACGTTTACCCTACACAAATAAAAATGATAAAATTACATGCATGAAGAAGCTTGGGTCGAGTAATTTATGGTTATACTGGAATTAAAAAATCATGGAAATAGGAGCAGATGAGTAATGGAAAAGAACAAATTAAAAGCGCAAATGATCGAAACGGTGGAGAACCAAATTGAAATGAATGATCCTAAGTCTACAAAAGACACATTCAACAGGGTGAACTACCCACCACTTATTTGGCCTTACGCTCAACTTGAAGTGGGGGCTTCTCGACTTATCGTTACTTTTACTAGCTAACGAAAACAGACCGAGCTAACCCTCTTGTTCCAAGAGTTTTTACTTTTTATGTCAAGGCTAATAAGCGCAATCCTTCGTTCTTAATATTGATGGCTGCATTAAGATCGCGGTCTCCCACATAACCACAACCGCATTGATAGATACGTTCAGACAATGGCATTGGCTTTTCTGCACCACAGCAAGAGCATTTTTTGGTGGAGGGAAACCATTTATCGACTTTTTTGAGTTGCTTTCCCTGTTCTTTTAGTTTATAGCTCAAAAAAGCAGTGAACATACCCCAGCCATTATCATGTACACTTTTTCCAAAATGAAGCGATTTGGACATGCTTCTCATATCCAAATCTTCCATGATAACCGCATCATAATTCGATGATAATGCCTTTGAGTGATGATGAAGAAAATTTTTACGCTGATTGGCCGTTTTCTCTTGGAGTTTGGCTACTTTCAAACGTTGCTTTTCATAGCGTGCTGAACCTTTCTTTCTATGGGATAAAATACGCTGTTCTTTTGCCAATTTGACCAATGACTGCCGATAGAATTTTGGGTAATTGGCTTTCTCACCCAGTTCGCTTTCGACATATAGACCATCCATGGCAAAATCTAAACCAACAACACGTTCTATTGTTTTGGGTTTTATTTCTTTTTCGTATTCTGTTAGGACTGACACATCGTACTTTCCTGTTTTTGTTTTGGTAATCGTGCAAGATTTTATTTTATGATCAGCAGGAATTTCTCGATGCTGCTTGATTTTCACGAATTTCAGTTTGGGTAATTTGATGTAACCTTCTGCGATTTTAATGTTACCGTTCACAAAATTTGTTGTGTAGCTTTGTTTGTGTCTTTTGCTTTTGAATTTGGGAAACTTGGCGTTGCCCTTGAAAAAGGCTTTATATGCCTTATCTAAATTCAACTGTGCATTTGCCAAAGCTAAAGCGTCTACATCATTCAACCATGTATATTCCTTTTTATATTTTGCAGGAGTTGGATTTTTGACTTGTTTTAGTAATTCCTTGTCGGCTTTGAGAGATTCATAATTGTCCTTTCGCTCAGCCAACATTTTATTATAAACAAAACGCACGCAGCCGAATGTCTTCTGCATGAATAAAGCCTGTTCATCTGTTGGGTAGACTCGAAACTTGTATGCCTTATGTTGTTTAGCCATGTCAAATCACTTCTTTCAAGATGGGAATGTATGTTTCATTATAACACCAAGAAACAGGTTTGGCTATCACCAACCGAAATTCATCTCCCCCTTACCGCTGGGCTTCTCCCTTCACGCGCTTGAAGAGGGAGACTTCTTTCGGAGTGCTGTTAAAGAAAGCAGGTTATGCAGAAACCACAGCCAAAGAAATGATTGCGTCAGTATTGCTTGAAGAGATGGCTTACATTGCGAAAAATAAGGTTCCCTTTGATGAAAAAAGGTATGCGGAGAAGTTGAATGATTTGAATTAGTAAACAAAACAGCCTGAAGTATACAAGTTATTATCAGCTTGCGTGCAGTGATTATCTTTTCGGTATGGAGCCAGAAGAAACCATACCATTTCAGATGAATTTTAGGAAGCATAGGGACGGTTATTTTCACATGCTGAATATATATTCACATAACTCTGATTCTGTAAATTTCTGCCTAATCCCATCTTTCGTGTAAAAGTATTGAACAACTTCTTCTTTCATTAGATTAAGCTCCATTAACCCCCGGGAGATCATGGATAAATAGGAAGACGGCGGGATCGTAAATGTTTGATTTTCCATTGCTTCTGCAGTAGTGAATGTAACCATCGGATAGCCAGCTTCTTGCCCTAAATATATTAATCTATTATACCAGCCTGCATTGATGTTTAGATGCCCTTCCCTGATAATCTGATTAATATCAATCGATAACTGTTGATTATTGTTCTCTTGTTCCACCACTTCTGAAAACTGCTCAGCCGTTATTAAATATTTTCGAGCAATGGTTCGTTTCTTGTTATTCTGTTGATGTCCGATAAAAGCGACACCGCCCTTTCCCCATTTGCTTTCTTCTTTGGCAAAATAAAGAGGATATGGAATTTCTGCTTTCCTG is part of the Virgibacillus sp. NKC19-16 genome and harbors:
- a CDS encoding amidohydrolase family protein; the encoded protein is MGNNYIIRAGKIVTVSSLGTIYDGAMIVKDGKIAEVGNWNTLRKKFPYLTVTDYSHYVITPSLVDCHTHLLEFAPSSLYPTALATHLLTGKSILLHALRSGITALGEQICGHPNSDFSITDYRHAVKDLPLDISFATTSISIGFSELVHFTAVTKSREVRQADLSDPRLVKEIARQNDYPGENLFINATPANFTTDDVPRAGEIIYTLEELESIVKIYHQYGKQIGVHVAGEEAIEMTLEAGVDVLHHAHGITNEQIKKANLKGTKIVATPMGGTHLEPNSPENILKLVENKIDVSIATDAYLPPYSNTDWLSFKGQSLQGPDVYMEIAHPGMKLLQENGFDENEILALLTANPASILRKGDQFGKLQQGMDANFVVTSGIPGLEITDVENLKVVYFRGDRVVDRLKG
- a CDS encoding transposase — translated: MAKQHKAYKFRVYPTDEQALFMQKTFGCVRFVYNKMLAERKDNYESLKADKELLKQVKNPTPAKYKKEYTWLNDVDALALANAQLNLDKAYKAFFKGNAKFPKFKSKRHKQSYTTNFVNGNIKIAEGYIKLPKLKFVKIKQHREIPADHKIKSCTITKTKTGKYDVSVLTEYEKEIKPKTIERVVGLDFAMDGLYVESELGEKANYPKFYRQSLVKLAKEQRILSHRKKGSARYEKQRLKVAKLQEKTANQRKNFLHHHSKALSSNYDAVIMEDLDMRSMSKSLHFGKSVHDNGWGMFTAFLSYKLKEQGKQLKKVDKWFPSTKKCSCCGAEKPMPLSERIYQCGCGYVGDRDLNAAINIKNEGLRLLALT